GTCTTCACCCCCGACCACTGAGGACGGACCCTGTCGCATCTACAACTCCGGCCGCTCTGCAGACTGTGTGGGGAGGCAGCTCGCCACTGTGCCCTGGGGACAGTTTCCCTCCACACTTGAAGACGTTGATCTCTCCTACAATAAACTTCAAGCTGTCCTTGCTGACGACTTCCTCCGGCTCCCTCTGCTGCGCATCCTTCAGCTGCAGTTCAATAACATTTCACACATtgacattgatgcctttaaaaACAACCCACTGCTGGAGAGTCTTAACATCTTCAATAACTCGCTGGAGGAAATCCCTGCCAGCGCTCTGACACCCCTCTCCAACCTGAATCAGCTGTACATGTCCAATAATCTGTATAAACATGCCACTCTGGCTGAGAGCTTCTCCAAATTTGTCAAACTCCAGGTTCTGTCGATGGGGGGCCCCCTGGTGATGGGTCTGAAGAAAGCAGATTTTTTGCCACTGAAGAACATCAGTTTACAAGGTTTTGCAATCAAATGTTCCTCCAACCTCAGCTACTATGAGCCTGGGAGTCTAGAAGTCATTCAGACGAGGCAGATGGGTTTCGATATGGCCATAGATCAGCAGCCGAACGCTCTCGTTCACATGTTGCGTGACATAGCCAACAAGACATTCAGCGTCATCCAGTTCCGCAATCTCTTCGAGTTCATGTActacatggaggaggaggacatctTCAAGGGTTTAAAAGACATTACAGCATATCAGCTAATCTTCCACAGGGGTAAATTCAACGAGCACCTCCTGAGGATGGCTTTAATAAACTTACAAGTCACCCCGATCAAACGATTGACGCTTCAGTACATCGATTTCGCCCGTTCACCCACATTCATTGACACAGGAGCAAGTTCTTCGATCACAAACCTGGTGCTAGATGAATTGGATCTTTGGTGAGTCTTTTCCCATCGTTTTAAGTCAACTTTGTCACTTCTGCGTGATCAGGGGATGAAACCACAATATCGAGGTCCTGCCTATGTTCTTGACCACATCTCACCCCGTATCATTGAGAaacgaattaaaaccaaacttcaaCATACATCATTGTGATTAGAACGATTTAGAAATTACATGTACTAAGCCTCTattttgatccatgtcccatccactaacctggaggaggcaggttttatGACTTATGCTGCAGCCATTCTCCAAGAATTCACAATCATAAGCAGAGTGTCTTGACATTGAAcaagaacctttttttttcagcGGGTACTCCACTGATTGGGGTCGGGTTAATTGGTTAGTTTGAGCATCTAAATTAACCAGAGGAGTAAATTTCAGTGCATCCCTCCAGATATAAATTGGGATTACCTGTCCCTGTGACCCTTGGTTATGGAGAATGAgtatttgaattttaatttgCAGACATTCTAACAATCTGTTTCTTGTAGGTATATCAGCAATCCCGATGTGCTGCGATTTGACTGGCGCTTTACCTGGTTCAACAAGATTAAGAAACTATCTATTCAGTATGTGAACTTCAACTTTGTGCCCTGCGACGCCTTGTGGAGATGGAAGGTGTGGAGTTACTGGACATCTCCAATAATCGACTGCAGAGTGATTACATCTTCAACCAGCGCTGTGACAACAGGGGGAACATGCCAAATCTTCACACCTTCAATTTGAGCACCAACGAACTGACGAGCTTAAGCAAACTGTCAGCACTAACAAGGGACTTCCAGCGGCTGCAGGTGTTGGACGTGAGCAACAACAAACTAGGATCTGTTGAACCCAGTCGTAACTGCGTTTGGCAGCGAAATATCACTCGATTCATCGCTCACCACAACAAGTTCGTCGTTGAGGCCCTCGAATGTCTGCCCACCTCAGTGTACTACTTGGACCTGTGCCACTGCGACCTGGACCAGTTGGACATGATGTTCTTTGATAGAGCAACCAACCTGAAAGAGCTCCTGCTGAGTGGGAACAAAATCAAGTTCATCCCATCTACATGGAGAAGTCCGCAACTGCAGTTCCTAGCATTGGACGGGAATTCGTTTGGCCTCATCAGTAAGGCATCTTTCCAGGGCATGCCTCAGCTGTCTAGCTTGAGGGCAGGAAATAATCCTTACCACTGCACCTGTGAGCTTCATGCTTTCATCCAGGATACAATATCACGAGGAAAGGTCAACCTCACTGACTGGCCTTGGAACTACAGGTGCTACCACCCGGAGGCCTTCCTCAACACAGTCGTGTCCAAATACTTACCAAGTCAAGTGGCCTGTGACATCAGActcgtcatcatcatctgtgtGGCGACCACTGCAGCGGTGATCTTGCTGTTGATTCTGATGTGCTATATTTTCGATCTTCCCTGGTACACAAAAGCCACGTATCAGATCATCCGAGCCAAATACAGAGCTCACAAGGAAAAGGCAGCAGGGAAAATGGGCACTTTTACGTATCATGCCTTCATTTCCTACAGTCACTCTGATGCAGACTGGGTGAGGGACCAGCTGTTGCCCTGTTTGGAAAACAATAGAAACCCCTATCGTCTGTGCATTCATGAGAGGGACTTCATGCCGGGAAGGTGGATCATCGATAACATCATTGAGAACATTGAAAACAGTCGAAAGGtacaaatgtgtggttttttaATTGTCTTGCGCACAACACTCTCTTGTATACAGAGAACTGCACAACCATATTTTTGGCAAAtgaattcaaaataaagtttgaaggAAAGCAAACATTAACTGGTTTACACAGAAAGATGTTTCTCAATCCatgctttaatttcttttccttttctcctctttccatcCTCAGTCAATATTCGTCCTCTCCCGGCACTTTGTAAACAGTGACTGGTGCAACTACGAGCTGTACTTTGCCCAGCAGAGGGCCATGGGAAAGACCTTCAGTGATGTCATCCTCGTGGTTAAGGAACCCATTGATCCCAGCTCCTTGCCCAGCAAGTACTGCAGGCTGAAGAAGATGCTGAGCACCAAGACGTACCTGGAGTGGCCCCAGCAGGTCAACCAGCAGCCGTTTTTCTGGGAGCAGCTGAGGAGCGTTCTGGGAAAGCCATCAATAACCGGAGAGGGGCGACAAAGCATCAAAAGCAGAACTTCAACTGTTTCTGTGATTGGGTGCCCTCAAGAGGACGGTGGGGCAGTGGTAGTGAAATGTAATCAAGAAGAAATCAACAtcatggaaaaaaataataacaatctGGCAAATCAGAAACAAATACCGGTAGTGGCATTTTGACGAAATGGTTAAAAACTTCTTGGGTATTGTGTCTGTAAAGGTCTAAACTCGAGTTACCTTTAACAGCGAGGTGGGAGCAAAACCCAAGGTCTCATTAAAGATGACGAAGAATAATCTGTCATGTTACCCGTCCAGTGCTGAGCGGATGCCCTGTGAGCATCCGATGCCGGGCGCACCGTTGACAGGCGCTGAAAGGCCACAAACTCGACGGCTCGGGTGAAATTGCCCATGTCGCACTCTGGATAACAAGCAAGGTGCCAGAACGATGTGGTGACAGGTGTGTGAAGGCGATGGTCCTCTCTTGCATTCCTGGCTCTCAGAGGGACGAGATCATAATTTGTTCCAACTCTGAGGTAATGCAGGCCATGTACTAGAAATATTCTGTCTGGATACAGTGTGTTCTGGGGAGACTGGACCAATAATTAACGTATCTGGGAACATAACAGTCAGAATCACTATTTCATCAGATTATTGGATCCAGCAGCTTCTTCTGAGTTCAAAGTGGAGAGAACTTTGGAACTTGTAATTCTCCAGGACTCATTTGCATCATCTCTTTGACTATGTGCTAATTAAGTCATAATCTTGAAGTAGCTCTCCTCTGTCGGCCTTTGAGTGTTTGAGTGGCGGCTCCTGCATTCATCGAGTACGTGCATTTCTGCATTAACTTGATCTGATTGTGCCTTTTGTCCTTGTCCTGTTCAGTCCCAGCTTCAATAGGCAGAGTGGAGATCATACCACTGCCAGGGCcccatatttaaattcactcaatttcacacactcatagatatcacaCTCGCTAAACCTGTCAGATTGTTTTTACACCTATGATCCATTTCATAGAACAGATCTATCTTACAATAAATgacaaggatttaaaaaaaaaaaaaaaaaacctggatctgcCCCGTTATCCAGATCAGCTCCATAATTGTGATTCTCTTGATTCAGGTCCCGACCAGCACAACAAATTCACAACAATATCAGATAAGAGCTGTGCagttaacatttaaaacattaacgATGATGAGGAGCTAAAGCTGGACTCTCGAGCACCAATGAGTGAACAAGCAACTTTTAAAAAGAGCAGAAATACTTTAATTATCTCAAACTTACTAAATAACACCAGACTGTCTTGAATCTCTAAATTCAATGGCTCATGTTTTCCCTGTAACACAAGACAACCAGCAGGTTGTGAAGAAAGAAGCTGTGAGATTCTAAAATAAGAAATCATGAAGAGACTGTTTGCCAGATGACAATAATACAAGTCTGTGGCCATTTTACAGGATTTAAGGAAACACAGTTTACTTTTataaataatttcagtttatGATTGAAATGTTCTGTGATGATATAttgtaaaatctaaaaaatgttttacagagGCTTTGAACTTGGGCCTTCATGATTATTTTTCAAACAGTTATTTTCTAAATGACTTCTTCCTTTCAGTATcagtgaattgttttttctgtgtgtggcaCATTTGTGTGGTTATTTGCAGAATTTACAAGCGACCTGTAGATGACACCCTTGAACTTCTGAAGTTGTCGTCACCAGTTTACTAAGGGAAAGAGAGATGTTACAAATAAGCTTAAATTATTACAACACCAGAAAAATAGAGAGTCCcagatgtttttctgcagcaCAAGGCAAAAGGCAGCAGACGTAAAATACACTATTTTGAGTATTTTGCATaaaattattcattcatttgtcaaatgttgctgtttttgatgcagatttttatatttccagAATTTCTTCATTCATAAAATGCTCGTAAAATGCTGGACATTCATAATTCGATGCAATATTGATGTATTTCTGTGTaacttaataaaaaatatattcctGCCTTTTAAAGTGCGTTTGACTCCCATCCCTCAGCAGCTCTCTGCAGGGATCAGAGACCGTCGTCATGGTTTCCCTCTAAAAAGAGATGAGGCGCTCTCATGCACATGTCACAATTTGTCaagtcaaagaaaatattttgtcaaagaaaatattttgtcttcaaaCAGGAATTCATGAaaccaagaaaagaaaatctgtctCTGATGTGAGGACGTGTCAGGCTGCCATTAATAATAAATTCCAAAGTTGAATTCAGGAACATTTACTCAATCACGAAACGTGGGAAATTAATTCACCATGTGCTTGAGATGTAGGTTTAATCTGATGCGGACCAGTTTACAGACTTCAGATCAGTTTTAACATGGTTTGATAGCAAATTCATTTAGTTTTACAGTCGTTCAGAATCATGCATCAATAAAACCTTCATATTCTTCACATGGGGACACTGATGCAAATGAATCCTGATCATTTGCATCAGTGAACATTACATTTGACTGGCGTGCACCTGATTTGCATTCGTCATTGCATCATTCAGGCATAATCGTTGCAAATGACGCTGCAGTAAATAAACCCACTGATGAGCACCAGTGAGTCTTAGAGGCAGCTCAGAGGTCAGAGCTGTACGATAAGAAAAAAAGATCTTTGTATGACTCTGCAGGCAAACGTCACTCaagtgtatgagtgtgtacatGAAGCAGGGTTCAGAGCTCAGAATCTGTTTTTGGGTTTAAACCTGTCGAGTTCTTCACCTGCAGTTGATTTTGACCTAAAATGACCAAATCACAAACGTGGCTTGTTGCTGTGATCGTTTCAGCCGTAATATgtcaaacaaaagcaaagaaaatctTGACAGCTTCCATTTCAGCTCTGAAGGTTATAGATTGTCCTCACAAAATAAAGTCGCCTGTGACAAATATTATCGCGTACTCAGCTTGACAGCTTGTTTAACCTTTAACCTCAATGACAAAGCAACTTCAGCACATGGTCCATTTAACAGCTGTTTCATTTAAAGCACACGTCACTGAACTTGAAGGAAGCACAGACATGTTGTGCTTTTAAGGAGCTTGAGAAAAAATGTCCGTTCAAACAACTACACTTCCATGACAGCTGGGAAACTGCAGAGGAAAATCATGTAATACAACCAACAGCCCCAGAACAGAGACTACATGGACCTTTAAAGAGAGAGGTTGTCTTTATTAATTAttgatgttgaaaaaaaataagcGTATTCAAATTCTGCTCTTGTATATTGATTGAAAAAATGTAtgataataaaaactttatttgaatagcACCTTCACAAAGTTTTTCACAAAGAAGACGAATACAAACTAGAATATAAAACATCAAAGCAAACAAGCAAATTAacaaatggtttaaattaaagATGAAAGAAACAAATAGTTGCTGAAATTTCTAAGAGATTAAAAATAGACGGTGAAGATTGAGGTCTGATTTCCTCAGCTTAACTATTCCTAATGGGCCCTGACAGCACATGTcctgtaataataacaaaaataaacttcTATCACACAAttcatgaataaaatgtaacacACATTGCTgcacttttattaaaaaaataaagataaaatgaaacagaagaaaacactgattagatgtaaaaacaaaaaaaaaacatttatttttaaacacatttggtatattttgtatttacgAAACCGTCGGTTTGGATTTAAATTCAACTTAAAGTTGATGTTTCACCGCTTCAGTTTGAAAGAGTCGTTTTCCAACCCATACATTTATGAGGtgataaaatatttgtataaaatAATTTGAGTGACTCCTCAGTTTCTGCAGGGCTCAGATAAACATGTCACAGTTAAACGGTCATTAtctgtttcattgtgtttcctGCTTTGACAGAGTAAACGTTCCCTGTTCTTGCCTTACATGGCCGCTCAGGCGGACCTGCAGCAGCACTCTCCAGAGGGGGGCGTCACTCTGACTGATCTGCACACAGGTGAGAGGAGCGCATATAAGTGATGAGATGTGAGCTGGAGCCACTTCCACCTGCAGCCGTCAGCGTCACTGTCCAGGTGAGTTCCTGCTGTTTGTCTTCGTCTGCTGCTTCCACAGTGAGAATAacaacagagtgtgtgttttattttatcatttccaCTTTGAGTGGCGTCTGCAGTCTGTCGCTCGTCTCTGCTGCAGTTAATTAAAACCAGATTTGCATTTGACATTCAAAGGGCCTTTAATTAGCTCCCAGAAATAAATTATTAGCAGCAATCACGGAGACTAATTAAGGTAATGTGGCTCGGCATCATTCAGCGGTGATGCACAGGCTCATTACCAGACTGCAGCAGTTCTCTGCATCACTGTATGAAATATGAACTTCTCAAGGGGCATCACTTAATGTAACATAATGCAGGACATAATCTGAATCCACTCCATGTGCACGCTGCCCCGCAGGAGGTCGGTGCCTTTGTCCTCCACCGGTTCATGGaggccgcagcagcagcagcagcttctcaggTGTCTGATGGTGTAAGGTTAAGATATTCAGACAGTTTTAACTCCTCCACCTGAGTTCAGCACAGACGTGAG
This region of Paralichthys olivaceus isolate ysfri-2021 chromosome 13, ASM2471397v2, whole genome shotgun sequence genomic DNA includes:
- the tlr18 gene encoding LOW QUALITY PROTEIN: toll-like receptor 18 (The sequence of the model RefSeq protein was modified relative to this genomic sequence to represent the inferred CDS: inserted 1 base in 1 codon) — encoded protein: MMWRLIHFSVLLIGALASPTPSSPPTTEDGPCRIYNSGRSADCVGRQLATVPWGQFPSTLEDVDLSYNKLQAVLADDFLRLPLLRILQLQFNNISHIDIDAFKNNPLLESLNIFNNSLEEIPASALTPLSNLNQLYMSNNLYKHATLAESFSKFVKLQVLSMGGPLVMGLKKADFLPLKNISLQGFAIKCSSNLSYYEPGSLEVIQTRQMGFDMAIDQQPNALVHMLRDIANKTFSVIQFRNLFEFMYYMEEEDIFKGLKDITAYQLIFHRGKFNEHLLRMALINLQVTPIKRLTLQYIDFARSPTFIDTGASSSITNLVLDELDLWYISNPDVLRFDWRFTWFNKIKKLSIQYVNFNFVPCDAXVEMEGVELLDISNNRLQSDYIFNQRCDNRGNMPNLHTFNLSTNELTSLSKLSALTRDFQRLQVLDVSNNKLGSVEPSRNCVWQRNITRFIAHHNKFVVEALECLPTSVYYLDLCHCDLDQLDMMFFDRATNLKELLLSGNKIKFIPSTWRSPQLQFLALDGNSFGLISKASFQGMPQLSSLRAGNNPYHCTCELHAFIQDTISRGKVNLTDWPWNYRCYHPEAFLNTVVSKYLPSQVACDIRLVIIICVATTAAVILLLILMCYIFDLPWYTKATYQIIRAKYRAHKEKAAGKMGTFTYHAFISYSHSDADWVRDQLLPCLENNRNPYRLCIHERDFMPGRWIIDNIIENIENSRKSIFVLSRHFVNSDWCNYELYFAQQRAMGKTFSDVILVVKEPIDPSSLPSKYCRLKKMLSTKTYLEWPQQVNQQPFFWEQLRSVLGKPSITGEGRQSIKSRTSTVSVIGCPQEDGGAVVVKCNQEEINIMEKNNNNLANQKQIPVVAFPLPPAAVSVTVQVSSCCLSSSAASTVRITTETEKMSHNLQEAMTCLIGVFHSYSGREGDKYKLNNKELKTLFQDQLSELLADSKDPMVVDKIMKELDANQDGEVDFQEFVVLVAALTVACNDFFVDYQRSGNRGKQQSCPKRN